The proteins below come from a single Hyperolius riggenbachi isolate aHypRig1 chromosome 8, aHypRig1.pri, whole genome shotgun sequence genomic window:
- the SPACA9 gene encoding sperm acrosome-associated protein 9 isoform X1, translating to MEVTMNEARQNLKIVEQRCKLLQQQQITFITALERTRESAHDKIKPVRTLSQVRHYLDNYCNNSTDKRILTLYLDVCADLAELCVKLESIQNDTRSTKGLIEQTITLLNPTNDLSALRAKYPHDVVNHLSCDEARNFYGGVVSLVPIVLDNIREAISRLEKAQPHVEDLGSKDRLVAIQRNRQQNERKTGSQGVTQNTGVQTNISRGNSALRTVNRRKGYLDASRPAWRPSGRFYTT from the exons ATGGAGGTGACCATGAATGAAGCCAGGCAGAACCTGAAGATTGTGGAGCAGCGCTGTAAGCTCCTTCAGCAACAGCAGATAACGTTCATTACTGCTCTGGAGAGAACGCGGGAGAGTGCCCATGACAAGATCAAGCCTGTGAGGACCCTGTCCCAG GTTCGCCACTACTTAGACAACTACTGCAACAACAGCACCGACAAGCGCATCCTGACACTGTATCTGGATGTCTGCGCTGATCTGGCTGAGCTCTGTGTCAAGCTGGAATCTATACAGAATGACACTAGATCCACAAAAGGGCTCATTGAGCAAACCATCACTCTTCTCAACCCGACCAATGACCTGTCTGCACTAAGAGCCAA ATATCCTCACGATGTTGTGAACCATCTCAGCTGTGACGAGGCGCGGAACTTTTACGGGGGTGTAGTGAGCCTCGTTCCCATCGTCCTGGACAACATCCGTGAAGCCATAtcaaggctggagaaagcccagccgcacgtggaggatctgggaagcaAAGACAGGCTGGTGGCCATTCAGCGGAACAGGCAGCAGAACGAGCGCAAGACTGGAAGCCAAGGTGTGACACAGAACACAGGGGTGCAAACCAACATCAGTCGGGGAAACTCAGCTCTGCGCACTGTAAACAGGAGGAAAGGCTATCTAGATGCCTCCAGACCAGCGTGGAGGCCCTCTGGTCGGTTCTATACCACATAA
- the SPACA9 gene encoding sperm acrosome-associated protein 9 isoform X2: MEVTMNEARQNLKIVEQRCKLLQQQQITFITALERTRESAHDKIKPVRTLSQVRHYLDNYCNNSTDKRILTLYLDVCADLAELCVKLESIQNDTRSTKGLIEQTITLLNPTNDLSALRAKYPHDVVNHLSCDEARNFYGGVVSLVPIVLDNIREAISRLEKAQPHVEDLGSKDRLVAIQRNRQQNERKTGSQGVTQNTGVQTNISRGNSALRTVNRRKGYLDASRPAWRPSGK, from the exons ATGGAGGTGACCATGAATGAAGCCAGGCAGAACCTGAAGATTGTGGAGCAGCGCTGTAAGCTCCTTCAGCAACAGCAGATAACGTTCATTACTGCTCTGGAGAGAACGCGGGAGAGTGCCCATGACAAGATCAAGCCTGTGAGGACCCTGTCCCAG GTTCGCCACTACTTAGACAACTACTGCAACAACAGCACCGACAAGCGCATCCTGACACTGTATCTGGATGTCTGCGCTGATCTGGCTGAGCTCTGTGTCAAGCTGGAATCTATACAGAATGACACTAGATCCACAAAAGGGCTCATTGAGCAAACCATCACTCTTCTCAACCCGACCAATGACCTGTCTGCACTAAGAGCCAA ATATCCTCACGATGTTGTGAACCATCTCAGCTGTGACGAGGCGCGGAACTTTTACGGGGGTGTAGTGAGCCTCGTTCCCATCGTCCTGGACAACATCCGTGAAGCCATAtcaaggctggagaaagcccagccgcacgtggaggatctgggaagcaAAGACAGGCTGGTGGCCATTCAGCGGAACAGGCAGCAGAACGAGCGCAAGACTGGAAGCCAAGGTGTGACACAGAACACAGGGGTGCAAACCAACATCAGTCGGGGAAACTCAGCTCTGCGCACTGTAAACAGGAGGAAAGGCTATCTAGATGCCTCCAGACCAGCGTGGAGGCCCTCTG
- the SPACA9 gene encoding sperm acrosome-associated protein 9 isoform X3 has product MEVTMNEARQNLKIVEQRCKLLQQQQITFITALERTRESAHDKIKPVRTLSQVRHYLDNYCNNSTDKRILTLYLDVCADLAELCVKLESIQNDTRSTKGLIEQTITLLNPTNDLSALRAKYPHDVVNHLSCDEARNFYGGVVSLVPIVLDNIREAISRLEKAQPHVEDLGSKDRLVAIQRNRQQNERKTGSQGK; this is encoded by the exons ATGGAGGTGACCATGAATGAAGCCAGGCAGAACCTGAAGATTGTGGAGCAGCGCTGTAAGCTCCTTCAGCAACAGCAGATAACGTTCATTACTGCTCTGGAGAGAACGCGGGAGAGTGCCCATGACAAGATCAAGCCTGTGAGGACCCTGTCCCAG GTTCGCCACTACTTAGACAACTACTGCAACAACAGCACCGACAAGCGCATCCTGACACTGTATCTGGATGTCTGCGCTGATCTGGCTGAGCTCTGTGTCAAGCTGGAATCTATACAGAATGACACTAGATCCACAAAAGGGCTCATTGAGCAAACCATCACTCTTCTCAACCCGACCAATGACCTGTCTGCACTAAGAGCCAA ATATCCTCACGATGTTGTGAACCATCTCAGCTGTGACGAGGCGCGGAACTTTTACGGGGGTGTAGTGAGCCTCGTTCCCATCGTCCTGGACAACATCCGTGAAGCCATAtcaaggctggagaaagcccagccgcacgtggaggatctgggaagcaAAGACAGGCTGGTGGCCATTCAGCGGAACAGGCAGCAGAACGAGCGCAAGACTGGAAGCCAAG